The following are encoded in a window of Drosophila simulans strain w501 chromosome 3L, Prin_Dsim_3.1, whole genome shotgun sequence genomic DNA:
- the LOC6737084 gene encoding protein male-specific lethal-3, protein MTALRDETPLFHKGEIVLCYEPDKSKARVLYTSKVLNVFERRNEHGLRFYEYKIHFQGWRPSYDRCVRATVLLKDTEENRQLQRELAEAAKLQIRGDYSYKGTPDKPSAKKKRGGKAAHVEEPIVDPLDTGHLEAEHEMAPTPRAAGSRTRDNSGGKRKEKPPPPDGRLKGNRGRQTETFYHNTTNDVSVDGHVPQEDRIMMRVSERLRELIEYDRNMVKVLGKQHALPARVPIVTIMENFVKQQAVELAISIKQDSSRARNTQSRNARMEREYDRVMSTVCMLKEVVDGLRIYFEFHVDDHLLYKEEKEYVHNYLTDANMRNCSLILNKSYEYINPSGDTELIGLDGTPVGEGSGDTNGQIGVNSLGGPEYEKQLQKCLLYIVTASGKNTAQAYERTSPYTAAYKLPVEMRGFLSETFKWRLLSAESPPEKSMVFGAPHLVRLMIKMPMFLNASPISNKKLEDLLPHLDAFINYLENHREWFDRENYVNSTALPQEELQRELLDSLDGIAA, encoded by the exons ATGACGGCGCTAAGGGACGAGACCCCGCTTTTTCACAAGGGCGAGATAGTCCTTTGCTACGAGCCGGATAAATCGAAGGCCCGTGTTCTTTACACCAGCAag GTGCTAAACGTCTTTGAGCGCCGGAACGAACATGGCCTGAGGTTCTACGAGTACAAGATTCACTTCCAGGGCTGGCGCCCATCCTACGATCGCTGTGTACGCGCCACCGTTCTGTTGAAAGACACCGAGGAGAATCGCCAGTTGCAGAGGGAGCTGGCCGAAGCTGCCAAGCTGCAAAT TCGTGGTGACTACTCCTACAAGGGCACACCCGATAAGCCATCTGCTAAGAAGAAACGCGGCGGAAAAGCAGCCCACGTTGAGGAGCCAATAGTGGATCCACTCGACACGGGACATCTTGAGGCGGAGCACGAAATGGCGCCCACTCCACGAGCAGCGGGCAGCCGTACGCGGGACAACAGCGGTGGCAAGAGAAAGGAGAAACCCCCGCCACCCGATGGCCGATTAAAGGGAAACCGGGGCAGACAAACCGAGACCTTCTATCACAATACGACAAATGATGTATCGGTCGATGGCCATGTGCCACAAGAGGATCGCATTATGATGCGAGTCAGCGAGCGATTGCGAGAGCTTATAGAGTACGATCGGAATATGGTCAAGGTACTAGGCAAACAGCACGCACTGCCCGCCCGCGTGCCCATCGTGACCATCATGGAGAACTTCGTCAAGCAGCAGGCCGTGGAGCTAGCCATTAGCATCAAACAGGACAGCTCGAGGGCCAGGAACACGCAGAGTCGCAATGCCCGAATGGAGCGGGAATACGATCGCGTTATGTCCAC TGTCTGCATGCTGAAGGAGGTGGTAGACGGATTGCGTATCTACTTTGAGTTCCACGTGGATGACCACTTGCTGTATAAGGAGGAGAAGGAGTACGTCCACAACTACCTCACAGACGCCAACATGCGCAACTGCAGCCTAATATTGAACAAGTCGTACGAGTACATCAATCCCAGCGGCGACACGGAACTGATCGGTCTGGACGGCACGCCAGTGGGAGAAGGGTCGGGCGACACCAATGGACAGATCGGAGTTAATAGTCTCGGCGGTCCGGAGTACGAGAAGCAGTTGCAAAAGTGCCTGCTCTACATTGTCACCGCCAGCGGGAAAAACACTGCGCAGGCCTATGAGAGGACTTCTCCATACACGGCTGCCTACAAACTGCCCGTGGAGATGCGTGGATTTCTGAGCGAAACATTCAAGTGGCGGCTTTTATCAGCGGAATCGCCGCCAGAAAAGTCCATGGTCTTTGGCGCTCCCCACCTGGTTAGGCTAATGA TTAAAATGCCCATGTTCTTAAACGCATCGCCGATCAGCAACAAGAAGCTAGAAGATCTACTTCCCCACCTCGACGCCTTCATCAA CTACTTGGAGAACCACAGGGAGTGGTTCGACAGGGAGAACTATGTTAACTCCACTGCCCTGCCCCAGGAAGAGCTGCAGCGGGAGCTGTTGGACTCCCTGGATGGGATTGCTGCTTAG